A segment of the Clostridia bacterium genome:
GAAGTTGACCAGCAATGCCCAGAAGGAGAGCTGCTTACCAAAACAGGCAACAAATGGTTTTAAGTTTCATCGCCCAAAACGTAACTGCCAAGGGGTATCCGCCATCCGTACGAGAGATTGCCAAGGCGCTGGGCATTAAATCCACTGCCACCGTATACAAATACCTTAAATCGCTCGAAGAACTCGGCTTTATTCGCAGGAGGGCGCGGCTACCGAGAGCCATAGAGATTTCCAATAACACCACTTTTTCTGTTCCTGTCGTTGGGAAGGTGACAGCTGGACTGCCCATCCTCGCCGTTCAGAACATTGACAGTAGGGTTCCACTTCCGACTGGACTGTTAGCTGTAGACCAGGATTGCTTCATCCTCAAGGTTCAGGGTAATAGCATGATTGGGGCAGGTATATTCGATGGCGATTTCCTAGTAGTACGGCAGCAGCATCATGCCGATAATGGCGACATTGTGGTAGCTCAGTTAGGTGACGAAGCAACCGTAAAGCGTTTTTACCAATACGCGCAAGGCACCATTAAGCTTGAGCCAGAAAATCCCCAGATGGAACCAATTATTGCCAAAGATAAAGACGTTAAAATCTTAGGTAGAGTAATAGGCCTAGTTAGGTCCTACTAGTTGTTCGCGAACATAATTAGTCATAGCTTTTAGCGGCCAATTTGGCCTTCCGCTTAACTCCCGCTGCAATCTGGGCCAGCTCCCATATGGTCTCAGTTTTGCACATCTCGGGACTAAGCAGAGCTGTTGATAAGGTCATTAGCGGAAACTTCTTCTCTTGCGGAGTATGCCCACGAGCTACAACATAGCCTCGGGCTCTATCCACTTCATTATACAGGTCGTAAACTAAACGGTTAAATTCGGAGGTAATTCGCTCACATAACTCGGTAGCGTAATCTTCTGGCTCGATAGTAATAATTACAAAGTCATCTCCACCGATATGGCCCACAAAATCATTGTTACCCAAGCCCATCCTAGATATGTTAGACTGAATCACT
Coding sequences within it:
- the lexA gene encoding transcriptional repressor LexA, which codes for MPRRRAAYQNRQQMVLSFIAQNVTAKGYPPSVREIAKALGIKSTATVYKYLKSLEELGFIRRRARLPRAIEISNNTTFSVPVVGKVTAGLPILAVQNIDSRVPLPTGLLAVDQDCFILKVQGNSMIGAGIFDGDFLVVRQQHHADNGDIVVAQLGDEATVKRFYQYAQGTIKLEPENPQMEPIIAKDKDVKILGRVIGLVRSY
- a CDS encoding GGDEF domain-containing protein, which codes for GLPGNKLIQEKLSALLERKEKFTFIYLDINDFKAYNDAYGFVKGDEAIKLLAKVIQSNISRMGLGNNDFVGHIGGDDFVIITIEPEDYATELCERITSEFNRLVYDLYNEVDRARGYVVARGHTPQEKKFPLMTLSTALLSPEMCKTETIWELAQIAAGVKRKAKLAAKSYD